A window of the Nitrosopumilus ureiphilus genome harbors these coding sequences:
- a CDS encoding glycosyltransferase, giving the protein MLKIGEFIYPWGSGHYSRMMRLNEVLGDYINEKFEIHFSSKDHVYEKLLKKFPDQKEKIHEILMPTPIDGKFGPSVTMSLMNLLLPISKNPPLVRQIANYLRDERKLYNKEKFDLVINDGDMGSNILAKNRNIPSLFVTNQFRPKLYNSRAYLYPSLIFVAKQIAKATKILVADSPPPYTMCEYNLNFIKEVKKKVIYVGHFTSKQIRNEDKTDLEKLVENNEFGYWMRTGNKSTNDGTGQRYEKVFHHDDMRNEKRIISHARNESNIDSVTGKNGKKYSISEALDKKIDWIQIDIGFLSEHEKDTILNLCKYAVVNGSHTVMGEIMGGKSKPIIGIPIYDEHTNNILWAQDKNLGILATKTTQVINAISKIKKNYEEFEEKLNEFSKNFVPKGAENSAKIAAQTLEEKR; this is encoded by the coding sequence GTGCTCAAAATAGGAGAATTCATCTATCCATGGGGAAGTGGTCATTATTCTAGAATGATGAGGCTAAACGAGGTACTAGGAGATTATATTAATGAAAAATTTGAAATTCATTTTTCAAGTAAGGATCATGTTTATGAAAAATTATTAAAAAAATTTCCAGACCAAAAAGAGAAAATTCATGAGATATTGATGCCTACTCCAATTGATGGAAAATTTGGTCCAAGTGTTACAATGTCTTTGATGAATTTGTTATTACCAATTTCAAAAAACCCACCATTAGTAAGACAAATTGCAAATTATTTGAGAGATGAAAGAAAACTCTACAACAAGGAAAAATTTGATTTGGTAATTAATGATGGAGACATGGGGTCTAATATTTTGGCAAAAAATCGAAACATTCCAAGTTTATTTGTAACAAATCAATTTAGACCAAAACTATACAATTCGAGAGCGTATCTTTATCCATCATTAATTTTTGTAGCAAAACAAATTGCAAAAGCAACAAAAATTCTTGTTGCAGATTCTCCACCTCCTTATACAATGTGTGAATACAATCTAAATTTTATAAAAGAAGTTAAAAAGAAAGTTATCTATGTAGGTCATTTCACTAGTAAACAAATTAGAAATGAAGATAAGACAGATCTTGAAAAATTAGTAGAAAATAATGAATTTGGGTATTGGATGAGGACCGGAAACAAATCTACAAATGATGGAACTGGCCAGAGATATGAAAAAGTATTTCACCATGATGACATGAGAAATGAAAAAAGAATTATTTCACATGCAAGAAATGAATCAAACATAGATTCTGTAACAGGAAAAAATGGTAAGAAATATTCAATTTCAGAAGCACTAGATAAAAAAATAGATTGGATACAAATAGATATCGGTTTTCTTTCAGAGCATGAAAAAGATACAATTCTAAATTTATGTAAATATGCAGTTGTCAATGGTTCACATACTGTAATGGGTGAAATAATGGGTGGAAAATCAAAGCCAATTATTGGAATTCCCATTTATGATGAACATACAAACAATATCTTATGGGCACAAGATAAGAATTTAGGAATACTCGCCACAAAAACCACTCAAGTAATCAATGCAATATCCAAAATTAAGAAGAATTATGAAGAATTTGAGGAAAAATTGAATGAATTTTCAAAAAATTTTGTTCCTAAAGGAGCAGAAAATTCAGCAAAGATTGCTGCTCAAACATTAGAAGAAAAGAGATAA
- a CDS encoding thiamine biosynthesis protein — protein sequence MDEISYVVVFPTIFSKNKIPQLITNIKKILKIKNQQFKSVKRDGDIILVDANDPVFASSAINLLFGIEKIAIARQIKNDFQSIISEITSTGGNLLLKGERFLVKVEGTSKGFLTKDVEIAATSNIIEKKQNLGAHPGTDENYDKLLYSYLTKNYAYICIFSDKGNGGIPYELQNQKTICAIYDELSAVSCFETIKQGNDVKIIVCYRQKSELMNLTKIINQILPRLAQDNVELEFFEIKIKPTGIKNYLIYVNSILEIMLKYSNSRVSIALSSLIFSSNFIDNSLIRIFEKKKIPIVPLAGVDSSLFNDAKEIGLERNLKKLENIVSITSNEVPIYAKKEVESALKTKKKISVKVGPNNVHDILDSFEENH from the coding sequence ATGGATGAAATATCATATGTAGTAGTTTTCCCAACTATTTTTTCAAAAAATAAAATTCCACAACTAATTACAAATATTAAAAAAATTCTTAAGATAAAAAATCAACAATTCAAGTCAGTCAAGCGTGATGGGGATATAATTCTAGTTGATGCAAATGATCCTGTATTTGCATCATCTGCTATCAATCTATTATTTGGAATTGAAAAAATAGCAATTGCAAGACAGATTAAAAATGATTTTCAAAGTATTATTTCAGAAATTACATCTACAGGTGGAAATCTACTTCTAAAAGGAGAAAGATTTCTAGTAAAAGTTGAAGGAACATCAAAAGGATTTCTTACTAAAGATGTTGAAATTGCTGCCACGTCAAATATTATTGAAAAGAAACAAAATCTTGGAGCTCATCCTGGAACAGATGAGAATTATGATAAATTATTGTATTCATATTTAACAAAAAACTATGCATATATCTGTATTTTCTCAGATAAAGGCAATGGCGGTATTCCATATGAATTACAAAATCAGAAAACAATTTGTGCAATATATGATGAATTATCTGCGGTCTCATGTTTTGAAACCATTAAACAAGGAAATGATGTAAAGATAATTGTTTGTTATAGACAAAAATCAGAATTGATGAATCTAACTAAAATTATAAATCAAATTCTACCAAGACTTGCACAAGATAATGTTGAATTAGAATTCTTTGAGATAAAAATCAAACCTACTGGAATTAAAAATTATTTGATTTATGTAAATTCAATTTTAGAGATAATGTTGAAGTATTCAAACAGTCGTGTGTCAATAGCATTATCATCCTTGATATTTTCTTCAAACTTTATTGATAATTCATTAATACGTATATTTGAAAAAAAGAAAATTCCAATAGTACCACTTGCTGGAGTAGATTCTAGTTTGTTTAATGATGCAAAAGAGATAGGATTGGAAAGGAATCTCAAAAAACTAGAAAATATAGTCTCTATCACTTCTAATGAAGTTCCAATTTACGCAAAAAAAGAAGTAGAGAGTGCCCTTAAAACAAAGAAAAAGATTTCAGTTAAGGTAGGACCTAACAATGTTCATGATATTTTAGATTCATTTGAAGAGAATCACTGA
- a CDS encoding phosphoadenylyl-sulfate reductase, whose translation MVQFTQEQVDDLNSKINTTQEALQWVSDNLHPKVAKASSFGAEDAVVMDIMLKINPKFRFFTLDTGRLPQETYDIIDIVSKKYNISIEVLFPDTKEVEDMVKEKGMNLFYESIENRKLCCDIRKVHPMNKMLKTLDGWITGLRREQTKNRENVTMFQLDNGHGGILKINPIIDWTWDQIQEYIKKNNLPYNSLLDKGYPSIGCEPCTRAIKPGEDIRAGRWWWEQGGNKECGLHIDPE comes from the coding sequence GTGGTACAATTTACACAAGAACAAGTAGATGATTTAAACTCTAAAATTAACACAACACAGGAAGCACTTCAGTGGGTTTCTGATAATCTTCATCCCAAGGTTGCAAAAGCTTCTAGCTTTGGTGCAGAAGATGCTGTAGTAATGGATATCATGCTAAAAATTAATCCAAAATTTCGATTCTTTACATTAGATACTGGAAGACTGCCACAAGAAACCTATGACATAATAGATATTGTAAGTAAAAAATACAATATTTCAATTGAAGTTCTCTTTCCTGATACAAAAGAAGTAGAAGACATGGTTAAAGAAAAAGGAATGAATCTATTCTATGAAAGTATAGAGAATAGGAAACTGTGTTGTGATATTCGTAAAGTTCATCCAATGAATAAAATGCTAAAAACTTTGGATGGTTGGATTACAGGATTGAGACGAGAGCAGACCAAAAATCGAGAAAATGTAACAATGTTTCAACTAGATAATGGACATGGTGGAATTCTAAAAATTAATCCAATAATTGATTGGACATGGGATCAAATTCAAGAATATATCAAAAAGAATAATCTACCATACAACAGTCTTCTTGACAAAGGCTATCCTAGTATTGGCTGTGAGCCTTGTACTAGAGCAATAAAGCCTGGAGAAGATATTCGTGCAGGAAGATGGTGGTGGGAACAGGGAGGAAATAAAGAGTGTGGCCTTCATATAGACCCTGAATAG
- the sat gene encoding sulfate adenylyltransferase translates to MSENNSIKPHGGILVNRIAKVDPTGLFSITITEDLANDVENIADGIFSPLEGFLGQQDFESVVSRGRLTNDLAWTIPIVLDVDEQTASKMKESKDVLLKNPDGVGVAVLHVDETYSFDKEKTVRGVYGTNDNSHPGVAKTMSMQNYLIGGKIDYIQRPTDTEIRKNRLTPNQTREAFTKVGWKTICAFQTRNPPHVAHEMLQKTSITTRDGVFVNPIIGKKKSGDFVDEVIIKCYETMIKLYYPENRCMLGTLHTEMKYAGPKEAIHHAIMRQNYGCTHIIIGRDHAGVGTFYDPFAAQKIFDDYPELEITPVFFPPFFYCKKCLTYTTPKACPHGDDDKEQISGTKLREMIQNGQAPSEFILRPEVAKVILNHPKPFVD, encoded by the coding sequence ATGTCAGAAAATAACTCAATTAAACCGCATGGTGGAATTCTAGTAAACAGAATCGCCAAGGTTGATCCAACTGGACTGTTCTCAATTACAATTACAGAAGATCTTGCAAATGATGTTGAAAATATTGCAGATGGAATATTTAGTCCACTTGAGGGATTTTTGGGACAACAAGACTTTGAAAGTGTTGTTTCACGAGGAAGACTGACAAATGATTTAGCTTGGACCATTCCAATTGTACTTGATGTTGATGAACAAACCGCATCTAAAATGAAAGAATCAAAAGATGTATTGTTAAAAAATCCAGATGGAGTCGGAGTTGCAGTTTTACATGTTGATGAAACATATTCTTTTGATAAAGAAAAAACTGTTCGGGGAGTATACGGAACAAATGATAACTCTCATCCAGGTGTTGCAAAGACAATGTCAATGCAGAATTACTTGATAGGAGGAAAGATTGACTATATTCAAAGACCAACTGATACTGAAATTAGGAAAAATAGACTAACACCAAATCAGACACGAGAAGCATTTACCAAAGTAGGATGGAAGACAATTTGTGCATTTCAAACAAGAAACCCTCCACATGTTGCACATGAGATGCTACAAAAGACATCAATTACTACACGGGATGGAGTATTTGTCAATCCAATTATTGGCAAGAAAAAGTCAGGCGACTTTGTTGATGAAGTTATTATAAAATGCTATGAAACCATGATAAAATTATACTATCCAGAAAACAGATGTATGCTTGGAACTCTACACACTGAAATGAAATATGCTGGTCCAAAAGAGGCAATTCATCATGCAATTATGAGACAAAATTATGGATGTACACATATCATTATTGGACGAGACCATGCGGGTGTTGGGACATTTTATGATCCTTTTGCTGCACAAAAAATCTTTGATGACTATCCAGAACTGGAAATTACTCCAGTGTTTTTCCCACCATTCTTCTATTGTAAGAAATGTCTTACATATACAACTCCTAAAGCATGTCCACATGGTGATGATGACAAAGAGCAAATCAGTGGAACTAAACTAAGAGAGATGATTCAAAATGGTCAAGCACCTTCTGAATTTATTCTAAGACCAGAAGTAGCTAAAGTAATTTTAAATCATCCAAAACCATTTGTTGATTAG
- a CDS encoding endonuclease III domain-containing protein produces the protein MEKILRGMTETMNSVKPPRITALQDLHDAETGPFSILIGTILSARTKDEATTKAVKALFLKYKNPKELAKAKIKDVEKIIKSIGFYHVKSKRIIEVAKIIDKKYKGMVPDDLDTLVQLPGVGRKTANCVLVYAFEKPAIPVDIHVHRISNRLGLVDTKNPEDTEQELMKKIQKKYWIDINDTFVMYGQNICKPISPMCDVCKIKKSCKYYKTKNAS, from the coding sequence ATGGAAAAAATTCTTCGTGGAATGACTGAGACAATGAATTCTGTAAAGCCACCAAGAATTACAGCATTACAAGATCTTCATGATGCAGAAACTGGTCCTTTTAGTATTTTAATTGGAACAATACTTTCTGCTAGAACTAAAGATGAAGCTACAACAAAAGCAGTAAAAGCATTATTCTTAAAATACAAAAATCCAAAGGAACTTGCAAAAGCGAAGATAAAAGACGTAGAGAAAATTATAAAATCAATTGGATTCTATCATGTAAAATCAAAAAGAATAATCGAGGTTGCAAAGATTATTGACAAAAAATACAAAGGAATGGTTCCAGATGATCTGGATACTTTGGTTCAGCTTCCAGGAGTTGGAAGAAAGACTGCTAACTGTGTACTAGTGTATGCATTTGAAAAGCCTGCAATTCCAGTAGATATTCATGTTCATAGAATCTCAAACAGATTAGGATTAGTCGATACTAAAAATCCTGAAGATACAGAACAAGAATTAATGAAGAAAATTCAAAAAAAGTACTGGATTGATATTAATGATACATTTGTAATGTATGGCCAAAATATTTGCAAGCCTATTTCTCCAATGTGTGATGTCTGTAAGATTAAAAAAAGCTGCAAATATTACAAAACTAAGAACGCTTCTTAG
- a CDS encoding aconitase X, whose translation MRNVHDELNTAEKGDLITLGSPQLGLDEISDLTSMLKGKSFQKRCMIFCPRTVKDQAKKIGYTTELERAGCEILSDCCTCLTPLINKENVDSVTTNSIKGAFYLKNSNGVDVNLKSLSQIVQDETR comes from the coding sequence ATGCGAAATGTTCATGATGAGCTAAATACTGCAGAAAAAGGTGATTTGATTACACTTGGTAGTCCGCAATTAGGTTTAGATGAGATATCTGATCTTACAAGTATGCTAAAAGGTAAATCATTTCAAAAGAGATGTATGATTTTTTGTCCTAGAACTGTAAAGGACCAAGCAAAAAAAATTGGATACACAACAGAACTTGAACGTGCAGGATGTGAAATTCTTTCTGATTGTTGTACGTGTTTAACACCTTTGATAAATAAAGAAAATGTTGATTCAGTCACTACAAATAGTATCAAGGGTGCATTTTATCTTAAAAATTCTAATGGTGTAGATGTAAATCTAAAATCCTTATCACAAATAGTTCAAGATGAAACAAGATGA
- a CDS encoding aconitase X swivel domain-containing protein, whose amino-acid sequence MNKILVAGQVQGIVLKSENPINFLGTVDKKTGIISDNNHDLFGKSIKDVILVFPSGVGSSVGAYTIYSIKSNNSAPLAMICLKADLTVATGCALANIPLITISDEEFNSIKNGMKISLDTESSNLIQYQ is encoded by the coding sequence ATGAACAAAATTCTAGTTGCAGGACAAGTTCAAGGAATTGTTTTAAAATCTGAAAATCCAATTAATTTTCTAGGAACTGTTGATAAAAAAACAGGAATTATCAGCGATAACAATCATGATCTTTTTGGAAAATCAATAAAAGATGTAATTCTTGTATTTCCTTCAGGAGTAGGTAGTAGCGTTGGTGCCTATACAATTTATTCAATAAAATCAAACAATTCTGCACCTCTTGCAATGATATGTCTAAAAGCAGATCTTACAGTAGCAACTGGATGTGCATTAGCAAATATTCCATTAATTACAATTTCAGATGAAGAATTCAATTCTATTAAAAATGGAATGAAAATATCCCTTGATACCGAGTCTTCTAATCTAATTCAGTATCAGTAA